The following coding sequences lie in one Ostrea edulis chromosome 8, xbOstEdul1.1, whole genome shotgun sequence genomic window:
- the LOC125662031 gene encoding uncharacterized protein LOC125662031: protein MECCTISIWRQEGHTNPPSAEVATAETSHGSVAPYPPLRLVPPQQQPIQLPTNEEQNLFAVGQGGLGQPSWMRIPPSMLGKRITVIQNGKPQQIIFSARGMFLSVVLHTVNSFQEVIISYFIPPSPK from the exons ATGGAATGCTGCACAATCAGTATATGGCG ACAAGAGGGACACACAAATCCACCATCTGCGGAAGTGGCCACAGCTGAAACATCTCATGGCTCTGTGGCACCATATCCACCATTGCGATTAGTCCCTCCGCAACAACAACCAATACAACTGCCCACCAATGAAGAACAGAATTTGTTTGC TGTCGGTCAGGGTGGACTGGGTCAGCCATCTTGGATGAGGATTCCACCTTCAATGCTGGGGAAAAGAATTACAGTTATCCAGAATGGAAAACCacaacaaattatattttctgcACGTGGTATGTTTCTTTCTGTTGTATTACATACAGTGAACAGTTTTCAGGAAgtaattatttcatattttataccaCCCTCCCCAAAATAA